A window from uncultured Desulfobacter sp. encodes these proteins:
- a CDS encoding folylpolyglutamate synthase/dihydrofolate synthase family protein, producing MTPPAYKLCLEKIYKLGRFGIKLELDTISNILSELNTPQNTYNTVHVAGTNGKGSTATCIASILNAAGFKTGIYTSPHLVRFNERICVDGRQISDEDVVSAYEAVNAADNKLHRESRRATFFEIVTAMAFYYFAKKKVDWAVIETGMGGRFDATNIITPQVSVITNLSIEHSAYLGHTIRDLAREKGGIIKPDTPAVTAVSQPSGTDKLKKIAASQGADLYRFKNDFSIRKTPGRPTYNYKGIYQDFKGLTKPLPGDHQRENLSLALAAAELIFEQNKKADPRYNLTPELIHKGLGQVYWPGRLEKVMEHPLVILDGAHNLKAAVLLGKYLNRTLGDKKLTLVVGILDDKPYEAMLDQLLPRAQQVIVTQAKIDRSIKSSVLAAAVKKKFNGDVQIIDDVKEAVSYAISKTCKNDAVCIAGSLYVAGEAKAKFDMDFIS from the coding sequence ATGACCCCCCCCGCATATAAACTGTGCCTGGAAAAAATATACAAACTGGGCCGGTTCGGTATCAAGCTCGAACTGGATACCATCTCAAATATCCTCTCAGAACTTAACACCCCCCAGAATACCTACAACACGGTCCATGTGGCCGGAACCAACGGCAAGGGCTCCACAGCCACCTGCATTGCATCAATCCTCAATGCAGCCGGGTTTAAAACAGGTATCTACACAAGCCCCCACCTGGTTCGATTCAATGAACGCATCTGCGTGGACGGCCGACAGATCAGCGATGAAGATGTGGTCAGCGCCTACGAGGCCGTAAACGCCGCAGACAATAAATTGCACCGGGAATCACGCCGGGCAACCTTTTTTGAAATTGTCACAGCCATGGCATTTTACTATTTTGCCAAAAAGAAGGTGGACTGGGCGGTCATTGAAACCGGCATGGGGGGTAGATTTGATGCCACCAATATCATTACACCCCAGGTCAGTGTTATCACGAACCTTTCCATTGAGCACAGCGCATACCTGGGGCATACCATCAGGGATCTGGCCCGGGAAAAAGGCGGCATCATAAAACCAGACACCCCTGCAGTAACGGCTGTATCCCAGCCATCGGGAACCGATAAGCTCAAAAAAATCGCCGCCAGCCAAGGGGCCGACCTTTACCGGTTTAAAAATGATTTTTCCATCCGCAAAACCCCGGGTCGACCGACATATAATTACAAAGGCATTTATCAAGATTTTAAAGGCCTAACCAAGCCGCTACCCGGTGATCACCAACGAGAGAACCTCTCTTTGGCCTTGGCTGCCGCTGAGCTCATATTTGAACAAAACAAAAAAGCCGATCCACGCTATAATCTCACCCCCGAACTGATTCACAAGGGCCTTGGGCAGGTCTATTGGCCGGGCCGTCTTGAAAAGGTCATGGAACATCCTCTGGTTATCCTGGATGGCGCCCACAATCTCAAGGCAGCTGTTCTGCTGGGCAAATATCTCAACCGGACCTTAGGAGATAAAAAACTGACGCTGGTCGTCGGCATTCTGGACGACAAGCCCTATGAAGCCATGCTGGACCAGCTTTTACCCAGGGCACAGCAGGTCATTGTAACCCAGGCCAAAATCGACCGCAGCATCAAATCTTCGGTATTGGCCGCGGCGGTCAAAAAAAAATTCAACGGGGACGTACAGATCATCGACGACGTTAAAGAAGCGGTATCATATGCAATTTCAAAAACTTGCAAGAACGATGCCGTATGTATTGCCGGGTCTTTGTATGTGGCAGGCGAGGCTAAGGCAAAATTTGATATGGATTTTATTAGCTAA
- the eno gene encoding phosphopyruvate hydratase → MTELIDVRAREIIDSRGNPTVEVDVTLACGAQGRAAVPSGASTGTREALELRDNAENRFMGKGVLNAVANVNEVIAPEIIGYDAMDQAGLDLTMIDIDGTENKSRLGANAILGVSMAAARAAAAANGVPLYRHIGGINARVMPVPMMNIINGGAHAANNLDIQEFMILPFGAANVSEAIRMGAETFHNLKKILKGKGLSTGVGDEGGFAPDLGSNEEAIENIITAIEAAGYRPGKDIGIGLDAAASEFYKDGKYVFASENRAMSAAELIDYYESLIDKYPLVSIEDGLAEGDWDNWELMTERLGNRIQIVGDDVFVTNPDIFKQGIARGVGNSILIKLNQIGTVTETLDTIQMAKDSGYTTVVSHRSGETEDSFIADLAVGVNSGQIKTGSMSRSDRVAKYNQLLRIEEELAECAVFPEDLFVLK, encoded by the coding sequence ATGACTGAACTGATTGATGTCAGGGCAAGGGAAATTATTGATTCCAGGGGGAATCCTACGGTTGAGGTAGATGTCACTTTGGCCTGCGGGGCACAGGGGCGGGCAGCGGTGCCTTCCGGTGCGTCAACCGGTACAAGGGAGGCCCTTGAACTTCGTGACAATGCCGAAAACCGTTTTATGGGTAAAGGTGTGCTCAATGCCGTTGCCAATGTCAATGAGGTCATAGCCCCGGAGATCATCGGTTATGATGCCATGGATCAGGCCGGACTGGACCTGACCATGATTGACATTGACGGAACGGAAAACAAATCACGGCTGGGTGCCAATGCTATTTTGGGCGTCTCCATGGCCGCTGCAAGGGCTGCTGCCGCAGCCAACGGCGTGCCGCTCTACCGCCATATCGGCGGCATCAATGCCCGGGTCATGCCGGTCCCCATGATGAATATCATCAACGGCGGTGCCCATGCGGCCAACAATCTGGATATCCAGGAGTTCATGATTCTTCCCTTTGGGGCGGCCAATGTGTCCGAAGCAATCCGCATGGGCGCAGAGACCTTTCATAACCTGAAAAAGATACTCAAAGGCAAGGGGCTTTCCACGGGCGTTGGTGACGAAGGCGGGTTTGCGCCGGATCTTGGTTCCAACGAAGAAGCCATTGAAAACATTATTACTGCCATTGAAGCGGCCGGCTATCGTCCGGGCAAGGACATCGGCATAGGTCTGGATGCTGCCGCCAGCGAATTCTACAAAGACGGTAAGTATGTATTTGCCTCTGAAAACAGAGCGATGTCCGCTGCTGAACTCATTGATTACTATGAAAGTCTGATTGATAAGTATCCCCTGGTCTCCATTGAAGACGGTCTGGCAGAAGGGGACTGGGACAACTGGGAACTTATGACCGAGCGTCTGGGCAACCGTATCCAGATTGTGGGTGATGATGTCTTTGTGACCAATCCGGATATTTTCAAACAAGGCATTGCCCGGGGCGTGGGCAACTCCATTCTGATCAAGCTAAATCAGATCGGCACCGTGACCGAAACCCTTGATACCATCCAGATGGCCAAGGATTCCGGGTATACCACCGTGGTCTCCCACAGATCCGGTGAAACCGAAGACAGCTTTATTGCCGACCTTGCCGTGGGCGTAAATTCCGGACAGATTAAAACCGGTTCCATGTCCAGAAGTGACCGTGTGGCAAAATACAATCAATTGCTTCGCATCGAAGAAGAACTGGCTGAATGTGCCGTTTTTCCGGAAGATTTGTTTGTTTTAAAATAG
- a CDS encoding alpha/beta hydrolase: MSGEFVTITGPGDIRLEGILNRQETDKAVVVTHPHPLYGGNMDVPVVCRMAACFQSAGIAALRFNFRGTGGSTGNYDNGQGEQDDVRSALDFLSDQGYDTLFLAGYSFGAWVNAHVVSTGVEVMDHIMISPPAVLLSFDSVEQLPHTGLIVTGENDNLAPDFMVHDLLSKWRISPRFEVLSGVDHFYAGALDTLEEVLLDYLQP; this comes from the coding sequence ATGAGTGGCGAATTTGTCACCATAACCGGCCCCGGAGACATCCGTCTTGAGGGAATTTTAAACCGGCAGGAAACAGACAAGGCGGTGGTCGTCACCCATCCCCACCCCCTTTATGGCGGAAATATGGATGTGCCCGTGGTCTGCCGGATGGCTGCCTGCTTTCAATCCGCCGGGATTGCTGCCTTGCGCTTTAATTTCAGAGGCACCGGGGGCAGTACCGGCAACTATGATAATGGCCAGGGTGAGCAGGATGATGTCAGAAGTGCTTTGGATTTTTTATCCGACCAGGGGTATGACACGCTTTTTCTTGCCGGATATTCATTTGGTGCATGGGTCAATGCCCATGTCGTCAGTACCGGTGTCGAGGTCATGGATCATATTATGATCTCGCCGCCGGCAGTATTGTTAAGTTTTGATTCTGTCGAACAGCTTCCCCATACCGGGTTGATTGTCACGGGTGAAAATGATAATTTGGCACCTGATTTCATGGTGCACGATCTTTTGTCTAAATGGCGGATTTCCCCAAGGTTCGAGGTCCTTTCCGGTGTAGACCATTTTTATGCCGGAGCACTGGATACACTGGAAGAGGTGCTTTTAGACTACCTGCAGCCCTGA
- the rpsU gene encoding 30S ribosomal protein S21 produces the protein MKEITVTVIDNDVEKALRILKKKIQNDGLFKRLKVKKHFEKPCQYRRRKMREAMRRQRIAASRSRRKRS, from the coding sequence TTGAAAGAAATTACTGTCACAGTTATTGATAATGACGTTGAAAAAGCACTGCGTATTCTGAAGAAAAAAATTCAGAATGACGGACTATTCAAACGTCTCAAGGTTAAAAAACATTTTGAAAAACCTTGTCAGTACAGAAGACGTAAGATGAGAGAGGCAATGAGAAGACAACGAATTGCCGCCTCAAGATCTCGCAGAAAACGTAGCTAA
- the dsrM gene encoding sulfate reduction electron transfer complex DsrMKJOP subunit DsrM, with translation MNQRYLIPLTAVFLLFLLAYTGVEGLGLQVVFGVLIPYLAVAAFLIGFVLKVKGWAASAVPFRIPTTCGQQKSLPWIKQNTIDNPNTSTGVFVRMLLEIFAFRSLFRNTKAAFNRHASNKLSYSWEIFLWVGALAFHYAFLAVLLRHLRFFTAPVPGCIRLIEYLDGIIQVGLPGLFISGPVLLLAALFLLSRRIFDAKVNYISQAADYFPLFLIIGIAATGIAMRYFTKVDIIGIKELTMGLVTFHPHIPEEVGGLFYGHLFLVSILFAYFPMSKLMHMGGVFLSPTRNMANNTRAKRHINPWNYDVPIHTYEQYEDHFRDKMIEAGLPVDKKE, from the coding sequence ATGAATCAAAGGTACTTGATCCCCCTTACTGCTGTCTTTCTGCTCTTCCTGTTGGCTTACACAGGGGTTGAGGGACTCGGGCTTCAGGTGGTCTTTGGTGTACTGATTCCGTACCTGGCAGTTGCCGCATTCCTGATTGGCTTTGTGCTCAAGGTCAAGGGGTGGGCAGCCTCTGCCGTGCCGTTCAGGATTCCTACAACCTGCGGCCAGCAGAAATCACTGCCATGGATTAAGCAGAACACCATTGACAACCCGAACACATCTACCGGCGTTTTTGTAAGAATGCTCCTGGAAATTTTTGCTTTCAGGTCATTGTTCAGAAACACAAAAGCAGCGTTCAACCGGCATGCGTCCAATAAGCTGTCCTATTCCTGGGAAATTTTCCTATGGGTAGGCGCGCTTGCATTTCATTACGCATTTCTGGCTGTCCTTCTCAGACACTTAAGATTTTTCACGGCGCCCGTCCCCGGATGCATCCGGTTGATCGAGTATCTGGACGGCATTATCCAGGTCGGCCTTCCCGGACTGTTCATTTCCGGACCCGTCCTGTTGCTGGCAGCGCTGTTCCTCTTAAGCCGCAGAATTTTTGATGCAAAAGTCAACTATATCTCCCAGGCGGCCGATTACTTCCCCTTGTTCCTGATCATAGGCATTGCCGCCACCGGCATTGCCATGCGCTATTTCACAAAAGTGGATATCATCGGCATCAAGGAACTGACCATGGGACTGGTTACCTTCCATCCCCATATCCCGGAAGAAGTCGGCGGACTGTTCTACGGCCACCTTTTTCTTGTGAGTATTCTGTTTGCCTATTTCCCCATGAGCAAGCTCATGCACATGGGCGGCGTCTTCTTGAGCCCCACCCGGAACATGGCCAACAACACCCGGGCCAAACGGCATATTAACCCTTGGAACTATGATGTGCCCATCCATACGTATGAACAGTATGAGGACCACTTCAGAGACAAAATGATTGAAGCCGGCCTGCCGGTGGATAAAAAGGAGTGA
- a CDS encoding glycosyltransferase family 4 protein — protein MNPFYKTGLRIGLISYRSNPHCGGQGVYVRHLSHALSDLGHRVEIIAGPPDPLVNAKVNLTMLETLDLYNPQNLFRTPRIAELKDPVNLIEWLDICLMGYPEPMTFGMRAKRHMKGRIKSYDIIHDNQSLSYGVLSLARDLPVTATIHHPMTVDRRLAVKAAGSFFKKLQALRWYSFISMQKRVARRIPSIITVSSSSKSDIAKEFKIPASRLKTVPIGIDLDHFFPLDHVKKIPGRLIVTNSADMPIKGLYHLLHAVKGVLKHKDISLTVIGAPKKNGGIERLVKTLDLGRHINFTGRIDHQQFVREYAKAQIAVVPSMYEGFGLPVGEAMACRVPVISTTGGALPEVAGDAAKLIPPGDAKALETAIIELLDDKKQREELARRGYDRVTKEFTWEKCAMRTARIYREVINDYHGL, from the coding sequence ATGAACCCATTTTACAAAACAGGTCTGCGCATTGGACTGATCTCTTACCGATCCAATCCCCATTGCGGCGGACAGGGCGTGTATGTCCGCCATTTAAGCCATGCGCTATCCGATCTGGGTCACCGGGTGGAGATCATTGCAGGTCCGCCAGACCCCTTAGTCAATGCCAAGGTCAACTTGACCATGCTTGAGACCCTGGATCTGTACAACCCTCAGAATCTATTCAGGACACCCCGCATAGCGGAACTCAAGGACCCAGTCAATCTTATTGAATGGCTGGACATCTGCCTTATGGGATACCCAGAACCCATGACATTCGGCATGCGGGCAAAACGACACATGAAAGGCCGGATAAAAAGCTACGACATTATCCATGACAACCAAAGCCTCTCCTACGGCGTATTATCCCTGGCCCGGGACCTGCCGGTAACCGCCACCATTCATCATCCCATGACAGTGGATAGAAGACTTGCGGTCAAAGCCGCCGGCTCTTTTTTTAAAAAGCTTCAAGCCCTTCGCTGGTACTCTTTTATCAGCATGCAGAAACGTGTTGCCCGAAGGATACCGTCCATCATCACAGTATCGAGCAGTTCCAAATCAGATATCGCCAAAGAATTTAAAATCCCTGCATCAAGGCTTAAAACAGTTCCCATCGGCATTGATCTGGATCATTTTTTTCCATTGGATCATGTAAAAAAGATTCCCGGCCGCCTGATCGTCACCAATAGCGCGGACATGCCCATCAAAGGGTTGTACCACCTGCTGCACGCCGTGAAAGGCGTGTTAAAGCATAAGGATATTTCTTTGACGGTCATTGGCGCACCCAAAAAGAACGGAGGCATTGAACGCCTGGTTAAAACACTTGATCTGGGCCGCCATATCAATTTTACCGGCCGCATCGATCATCAACAGTTTGTCCGGGAGTATGCAAAAGCCCAGATTGCGGTGGTACCCTCCATGTATGAAGGGTTTGGCCTGCCGGTGGGAGAGGCCATGGCCTGCCGGGTTCCGGTAATCTCCACAACCGGCGGAGCGCTGCCCGAAGTGGCCGGAGATGCGGCCAAACTTATCCCCCCCGGTGATGCCAAAGCCCTTGAAACGGCCATTATCGAACTGCTTGACGACAAAAAACAGCGGGAAGAACTGGCCCGCAGAGGCTACGATCGGGTAACCAAGGAATTTACCTGGGAAAAATGCGCTATGCGCACAGCACGGATTTATCGAGAGGTCATCAATGATTACCATGGACTTTAA
- a CDS encoding class I SAM-dependent methyltransferase, whose protein sequence is MITMDFNRLGIASGSRILDIGCGEGRHTVRACQKPDTVCIGGDFGFDNLITTKGKLEFHEQLNDLSCREWALSAMDVTALPFADNSFDVVICSEVLEHIPDDDKAVSELIRILKPGKILAVSVPRAWPEWICWQLSDEYHNANMGHVRIYSKKDIIEKIRRKGPTYLDRHYAHSIHSPYWWLKCFVGPTRTDCPAVNLYHKLLVWDLMKKPALTTAIDRLLNPLLGKSLVLYFRKPF, encoded by the coding sequence ATGATTACCATGGACTTTAACCGCCTTGGAATTGCCTCCGGCAGCCGGATTCTGGATATCGGGTGTGGGGAGGGACGCCACACCGTCAGGGCCTGCCAGAAGCCCGATACGGTATGCATCGGCGGGGATTTTGGATTTGACAACCTGATTACCACCAAAGGAAAACTTGAATTTCACGAACAATTAAACGACCTGTCCTGCCGGGAATGGGCATTGTCCGCCATGGACGTCACCGCCCTGCCCTTTGCAGACAACAGCTTTGATGTGGTGATTTGCTCCGAAGTTCTTGAACATATCCCGGATGACGACAAGGCTGTTTCAGAACTGATTCGCATCCTGAAGCCTGGAAAAATTCTGGCCGTTAGCGTCCCCAGAGCCTGGCCCGAATGGATCTGCTGGCAACTGTCAGACGAATACCACAACGCCAACATGGGTCATGTAAGAATCTACAGCAAAAAAGATATCATTGAAAAAATTCGAAGAAAAGGCCCCACATATTTGGACCGCCACTATGCCCACAGCATCCACAGCCCCTATTGGTGGCTCAAGTGCTTTGTGGGTCCCACCCGCACGGATTGCCCTGCCGTAAATCTATACCACAAACTGCTGGTATGGGATCTGATGAAAAAACCGGCCCTGACCACCGCCATCGACCGGTTGCTCAACCCACTACTTGGAAAAAGCCTGGTACTTTATTTCAGAAAACCGTTTTAA
- a CDS encoding acyloxyacyl hydrolase: MKRFLLLLVCFIGSVTTIPCASAQDIFDAGGWGISLGYGESADDIDIYRAGLLKQWGVTWFDSNVGHVDGYFELSYNRWEHGGDEVNAVALSPVFQYVFHVKSDFWYPYIEGGVGVAYLDDYTINNRDLSSNLVFEDRIGAGVRIKNLDLSFRYMHYSNAGLEKPNDGIDILIGTLSWYF; this comes from the coding sequence ATGAAAAGGTTTCTGTTATTATTGGTTTGCTTTATTGGGTCTGTCACTACAATTCCCTGTGCCTCCGCCCAGGATATTTTCGACGCCGGCGGATGGGGTATCTCGTTGGGGTATGGAGAAAGTGCCGATGATATCGATATTTATCGTGCAGGGCTGTTAAAACAGTGGGGTGTAACATGGTTTGACAGCAATGTGGGTCATGTGGACGGTTATTTCGAGTTGTCATATAACCGCTGGGAGCATGGGGGGGATGAAGTTAACGCCGTCGCATTATCTCCGGTATTTCAGTATGTCTTTCATGTCAAAAGTGACTTCTGGTATCCATATATAGAAGGGGGGGTCGGTGTTGCTTATCTGGACGACTATACGATCAATAACAGAGATCTGTCTTCAAATCTTGTTTTTGAGGACAGAATTGGTGCTGGCGTCAGAATTAAAAATTTGGATTTAAGTTTCCGCTACATGCATTATTCCAACGCCGGTTTAGAAAAACCCAACGACGGAATCGATATACTAATTGGTACACTATCTTGGTATTTTTAG
- a CDS encoding RsbRD N-terminal domain-containing protein, producing the protein MKKAIEKNRNQLLDSWFRATINTYPEESARVLGKKSDRFDNPIGAVTRETLEDVLNLIIENFSREGLEKALDPVIRIRAVQAFDPANAVNFVFALKDIGESIFEKEEVLEFYRLVDEIALAAFNRYMKCREDIFLLKATESKRRIHRAFERAGLVAELSEGDLLGSKQS; encoded by the coding sequence TTGAAAAAAGCTATAGAAAAGAACCGAAATCAACTGCTGGACAGCTGGTTCCGGGCCACTATCAACACCTATCCTGAGGAATCTGCAAGGGTTCTGGGTAAAAAATCAGATCGTTTTGACAACCCTATCGGGGCCGTTACCCGGGAAACCCTTGAAGATGTTTTAAACCTAATCATAGAAAATTTCAGTAGGGAAGGTCTTGAAAAAGCCCTGGACCCAGTCATTCGAATTCGTGCGGTTCAGGCATTCGACCCTGCAAATGCAGTAAATTTTGTATTTGCTCTAAAAGATATCGGAGAAAGTATTTTCGAAAAAGAAGAAGTACTAGAGTTTTATCGCCTGGTGGACGAAATAGCTCTGGCCGCTTTCAACCGATACATGAAATGTAGAGAGGATATTTTCCTTTTAAAGGCCACGGAGAGCAAAAGACGCATCCACAGGGCCTTTGAAAGGGCAGGTTTAGTAGCGGAGCTGTCAGAGGGAGACCTCTTAGGCTCCAAACAATCTTAA
- a CDS encoding adenylate kinase, translating to MNILFFGPNGSGKGTQGKILKDKYNMAHVESGAIFRDNIKGGTELGKKAKAFIDAGDLVPDEITIPMMIDRIKQDDCKNGWLLDGFPRNKVQSEKLHAALNEQGIKLDYVIEMLLDREIAKNRIMGRRLCENDNNHPNNIFIDAIKPDGDKCRVCGGALSTRADDQDETAIDKRHSIYYDTETGTLASSYYFRDLPNADFKYITLNGEQALPDVTAELISKL from the coding sequence ATGAACATTTTATTTTTCGGCCCCAACGGCAGCGGCAAAGGTACCCAGGGAAAGATCCTCAAAGACAAATACAACATGGCCCATGTTGAATCCGGTGCGATTTTCCGCGACAACATCAAAGGCGGTACTGAACTTGGCAAAAAAGCCAAGGCATTCATCGACGCAGGCGATCTGGTACCCGATGAGATCACCATCCCCATGATGATCGACCGCATCAAACAAGATGACTGCAAAAACGGCTGGCTGCTCGACGGTTTCCCAAGAAATAAAGTTCAGTCTGAAAAACTGCATGCCGCACTGAACGAACAGGGCATCAAGCTTGACTACGTTATCGAAATGCTGCTGGACCGTGAAATTGCAAAAAACAGAATCATGGGCAGACGGTTGTGTGAAAACGACAACAACCATCCCAACAACATTTTCATCGATGCCATCAAACCCGACGGAGACAAATGCCGGGTATGCGGCGGTGCACTGAGCACCCGTGCCGATGACCAGGATGAGACCGCCATCGACAAACGTCATTCCATCTACTATGACACAGAGACCGGCACACTGGCCTCTTCCTACTACTTCAGAGATCTGCCCAATGCAGACTTCAAATACATCACACTGAACGGCGAACAGGCTCTGCCCGACGTAACTGCAGAACTGATCTCCAAGCTGTAA
- a CDS encoding CTP synthase — MAEITKYIFVTGGVLSSLGKGLASAAIGMLLESRGLTVTIQKLDPYINVDPGTMNPFQHGEVFVTDDGAETDLDLGHYERFTNAKLGKNNNFTTGKIYHQVITKERRGEYLGGTVQVIPHITDEIKQAITLVSDDADVVIVEIGGTIGDIESLPFLEAIRQFKADAGPSNVIYIHLTLVPYIKTACEVKTKPTQHSVKELRSIGIQPDILLCRTESLLTQDIKNKIALFCNVGPDAVFTAKDVDCIYDVPIVYNEEGLGDMVLKKLNIWARAPRIDGWREMVERLKHPRHNVTIAIVGKYVDLTESYKSLNEALTHGGISNDTKVNLKFVDSSTLTAENVAGALSNVDGVLVPGGFGSRGIEGKILAAGYARKNKVPFFGICLGMQMAVIEIARNLAGLEDANSEEFDVDTPYPVIYLMKEWVDEQTGKVEKRDESSDKGGTMRLGAYPCLLAEDTFAMNAYKTENISERHRHRFEFNNEYKDKLVESGLVVSGTSPDHGLVEIVELKDHPWYLGCQFHPEFKSKPMAPHPLFKAFIRAALKNKK, encoded by the coding sequence ATGGCTGAGATAACTAAATATATTTTTGTAACAGGCGGGGTGTTATCCTCATTGGGTAAGGGACTTGCGTCCGCGGCCATTGGCATGCTCCTGGAAAGCCGGGGGCTGACCGTGACCATTCAGAAGCTGGATCCTTACATAAATGTTGACCCGGGAACCATGAATCCCTTTCAACATGGTGAAGTATTTGTCACCGATGACGGTGCGGAAACCGATCTTGATCTGGGACATTATGAACGGTTCACCAATGCCAAACTTGGAAAGAACAACAATTTTACCACAGGGAAAATCTATCACCAGGTGATCACCAAGGAGCGCCGGGGCGAGTACCTTGGCGGTACCGTTCAGGTTATCCCCCATATTACCGACGAGATCAAACAGGCCATTACCTTGGTTTCAGATGATGCGGATGTGGTGATTGTGGAAATCGGCGGCACCATCGGGGATATTGAGTCGCTTCCCTTTCTTGAGGCCATTCGCCAGTTCAAGGCCGATGCCGGCCCTTCCAATGTGATTTACATCCACCTGACCCTGGTTCCCTATATTAAGACGGCCTGCGAGGTGAAGACCAAGCCCACCCAGCATAGTGTCAAGGAACTTCGCAGCATCGGCATCCAGCCGGATATCCTTTTGTGCCGTACCGAAAGTCTTTTGACCCAGGACATTAAAAACAAGATTGCCCTGTTCTGCAATGTGGGACCCGATGCCGTATTCACGGCCAAGGATGTGGACTGCATTTATGATGTGCCCATTGTCTACAACGAAGAAGGATTGGGGGACATGGTGCTCAAAAAGTTGAACATCTGGGCCCGGGCTCCGCGCATTGACGGTTGGCGGGAGATGGTGGAACGCCTGAAACATCCCCGGCATAATGTTACCATTGCCATCGTGGGCAAATATGTGGATTTGACCGAGAGTTATAAGAGCCTCAACGAGGCCTTGACCCACGGCGGTATCTCCAATGACACCAAGGTGAATCTGAAGTTTGTGGATTCCTCCACCCTGACAGCGGAGAACGTGGCGGGCGCACTGTCCAATGTTGACGGCGTTCTGGTTCCCGGCGGATTCGGGAGCCGGGGAATCGAAGGAAAGATTCTTGCTGCCGGGTATGCCCGTAAAAACAAGGTGCCTTTCTTCGGCATTTGTCTGGGTATGCAGATGGCCGTGATCGAGATTGCACGCAACCTTGCCGGCCTTGAAGATGCCAACAGCGAAGAATTTGATGTCGACACACCCTATCCGGTGATCTATCTGATGAAAGAGTGGGTGGATGAGCAGACCGGCAAGGTGGAAAAACGGGACGAATCTTCGGATAAGGGCGGCACCATGCGTCTGGGCGCGTATCCCTGCCTTCTGGCCGAAGATACCTTTGCCATGAATGCCTACAAGACAGAAAATATTTCCGAACGGCATCGCCACCGGTTTGAGTTCAACAATGAATACAAAGACAAACTGGTGGAATCCGGACTTGTCGTGTCTGGGACATCTCCGGACCATGGTCTGGTGGAAATTGTGGAACTCAAAGACCATCCCTGGTATCTGGGCTGCCAGTTCCATCCGGAATTCAAGTCCAAACCCATGGCACCCCATCCGCTTTTCAAGGCTTTTATCAGGGCGGCACTGAAAAATAAAAAATGA